The nucleotide window GAGCTGTTCGAACTCGCTCTCTGTGGCGGCGTCGACGGCGAACGCGCCCGTCAGCGAGGAGGCGACGACGATCGGCTCGTCCGTAACGTCGCGTGCGAAATCGCGGATGAACTCGGCGTACAGCATCGACGAGTAGACCAGCGGCGGCCGCTCGGAGCGACCGAAGCCGGGGAGATCGACCGCGATCACGTGGTAGTGTTCGGCCAACTGCTCGACGATCGACGCGAACTCCTGGCTGCTCGCGGCGGCGTGAATCCCGTGACACAGGAGCATGTCCGGGTCGTTGGGGTCGCCGGCGACTGTGTAGGCCGTCTCGATCCCACGCCAGCGATACGTCCGTTCGACGCCGACGATCGGGTTTTCGAGGTCAGTCGCACGGTTCGCCAGCAGCCGGTTCCCGAGGACTGCCGTGCCGACGGCACCGACCGCTGTACCGAGCACTGTTCGGACGTTCATACCTGTCAGTAGATCGCCACCGTTCTTCAACCTGCGGTTTGGGTTCAGAATCTGCCGGCGAGAAATCCGCTACGTGTTCTCGACGCCGGCCTCGAGTTCGTCGATACAGTCTTCGACGGGGGTCAGCAGTTCGTCGGCGATCGTGTACGGATCGGTCTCGCCGTTGCGGACGGCTTCGGCGAGGTCGTCGATCCCGCCAGCGGCCGCGAGTTCGTCCTCGAGGATGTCGTGGACGTCCTCGCGCAGGAGGGTTCGGATCTCCTCGGCATAGCGCTGTCGAACCTTCTGGGCGTGGGTGCCGGAGTCGATCAGATACGTCTGGTGGTTCGCGAGTTCCTCGATGAACGTCTCGACGCCGTCGCCGTTCGTGGCGATGGTTTCGACGATCGGCGTGGTCCAGCGCTGCTCCTCGTCGGCCGTGTCGCCCCAGTCGTCGGCGTCGCCCATCGCATCGGCGCCGTGGTGGCCAGTTCCGCCAGCCCCGAGGCCACCGCCGCTGCCGAGGTGGATCATTTCTTGGAGTTCCTGGACGGTCCGGTCGGCACCCGGCCGGTCGGCCTTGTTGACGACGAAGACGTCGGCGATCTCCAAGATGCCGGCTTTCAGCGTCTGGATGTCGTCGCCCGAGCCCGGCGGGACGAGCACGGCGACGGTATCTGCAGTCCGGACGATATCGATCTCGTTCTGGCCGGCACCGACGGTCTCGATGATGATCTTGTCCTTGCCGAAGGCGTCCATCGCCTTGACGGCGTCTGCGGTCGCCGTCGAGAGGCCACCGAGCGTGCCGCGGGCACTCATCGAGCGCACGAAGACGTCCATGTCGCCCACCGACGACGCCATCCGGATACGGTCGCCGAGCACCGCACCGCCGGAAAACGGCGACGACGGATCGATTGCGATCACGCCGACCGTCTCGCCGCGTTCTCGGTAGGTCTCGGCGAGTTTGTCGACGAGCGTCGACTTGCCCGCTCCCGGTGAGCCGGTGATCCCAACGACGTCGGCGTCGCCGGTATGGGCATAGAGCGCCGACACGAGCTCTCGGTACCCCGGCGAGCGGTTCTCGATCTTCGAGATTACTCTGGCCAGCGCCCGGTGTTCGCCCTCGAGCAGCCCTTCGAGTAAGGCAGCGTCGTCCGCGTTCATCGCTCGGGGGCGTTCTCGCGGACGAACTCGATCGTCTCTTCGATCGACGTCCCGGGACCGAAGACGGCCGCGACGCCCTGTTCTTTGAGTTCGTCGCGGTCTTCATCCGGAATGACGCCGCCGGCGAGGACGAGTGTGTCTTCTTTCGCGCCGTACTCCTCGAGTCCATCCATGATCTTCGGGACGAGCGTGTCGTGAGCGCCCGAGAGAATCGAGATGCCGAGGACGTCGACGTCTTCCTGGACGGCCGCCTGAACGATCTCGTCCGGCGCTTTGTGCAGGCCGGAGTAGATGACCTCGAAGCCGGCGTCACGGAACGCACGGGCGATAACGTGTGCGCCACGGTCGTGACCGTCGAGCCCTACTTTCGCGACGAGACATCGAATCGACTCCTGCTCCTGTTCGCTGCTCATACCACTACTTCCCGAGCCGCCTGTTTGACTTTAACGGAAATTCGTGGGTGATCGGTCGATCGGCCGCGCAGTCGTCGACACGCGCCAGCGCGCCGTGTCGTGTTCCCATCATGTTCGCGCAGAACTATGCTGAACCAAAGGCTAAAGAGCGAAACGACCGAACATTCTGCTAATGACTATCGTTCGTTTACTGCGGAGGGATCTCTCGTGGGCGTCGAAATAAAAGAGACGAGGGTGACCGATGCTGAGTTCGAGGAGATGAAAGGGTTCGTCTTCGAGTATCTCGCGGCTAGCGTCGAGAAAGAAGAGGAAGGTGGCCGCATGCGCTGGTACCCTTGGCACTCCGCCGAGTACCGGCACAACCACATCCTCAACGTGGTCTCGCTGTCCGAAGAGATCGCGCGCAAGGAAGGCGCGGACGTCGACGTCACGCGCGTCGCCGCTCTCTTTCACGACGTGGCCAAACTCGAGACGGATCAGGAACTCCACGCCGAAGCTGGCGCTCGCGTCGCTCGCGAATACCTCGAGTCCCGAGCCGGGTATCCCGAGTCGTTCATCGAGCAGGTGTGTCGAGCGATCGAACACCACTCGTTTCAGGGCGATCTGACCGATCTCGCCCTCGAGACGCAGTGTCTGATCGAAGCCGACTTACTCGATAAGGTCGGTGCGAACGGCACGGCGCTCATGCTGTTGCGCATGGGCTATGAGGCACGCACTCACATGGACGCCGGCGAGATGGTCGACCGCGTCTTAGAGCGCGGCTACGACGCCGCCTCGCGCGTCCAGAGCGAGACTGCAGAGAGCATCGCCCATCAGCGACTGAAGCGCGTGAAGTGGTTCCGCGAGTGGCTCGAAGACGAGATCGCGGCGATGGGATAACAGCGCGTCCTAACAGCGGCCCCTTTTCGACTGCCGACCGTCTCAGACGACTCGTGCCGTTCCCGCGACGAGAAAGAGGAGCCCGAACCCCGCCAGCACGACGGCGCTGAGGCCAGCGACGGCGGGCGCGAAGTTATCGACGCGTCGACCCGCTGCGACCAGCGTTGCGGGATAAATGACGATCCAGATCGCGATGCCACCGAAGAATCCGGCGAGCAGCGCCGGCGACCCGGTCTGGACGATCAGTTCCCCAGCAAGCGCCGCACCAGCGCCTGGGACGTGGGCGAGAACGTCGAGCGTCCCGGACTCGAGTAAGCCGACGCCGACGGTGAGCCAGAACCCGATCTGGTAGGGGTTGGTCAGCGAGAGCGCGAACGTTTTCCGAAAGCCGTTCGACTCGTGGCGGCCGCCGTCGGTAAACGACGTGGCGGCGCGGGCCTCTTCGATCGCGCCGACGGCGAAATACAGCATCAGCAGGCCGCCAGCGAAGTAGAGTACTGGCCGGACGATCGGATAGCGGTCGATCACGGCCATCGCACCGGCGAGTGTGAGGACGAAAAAGAGGACGTCCGCGACCATCGCACCGAGGCCGGCCCGAAAGCCGGCCGGCCAGCCGCTGACGACGCTTTCCTCGGCGATAATGGCGTTCATCGGTCCCGGCGGTGCAGCGAGGGCGAGTCCGAAGACGACACCCGCAAGCGCTGTCGTAACGACACTCATGTCCGTTTGCGCACACTCCGTCGGCAGCCGTGAAAAGCCCAGTGACTTCGACGCGAGCCGACACGAGCGCCCCACTGACGCCTGAGACGGACTGTTGTAACTATGGATCGCCAATCGCCAGAACGAGGCCGGCGATCCGCGAGTCGTGACTACAGGAGACCGTCTGAGACGACGGCTTTGATGTGATTGCCGCCGTAGACGCAGTCATGGTTGACGTGCTTTCGGACGAGATCGGGCGCTTCATTCGGGCGGTCGGTCCGGATCCCGACGAACAGCTTCGCGAGATGGACGACTACGCCGACAGCGAGGGATTCCCCCACGTCGGCCCCGAGGTCGGCGCGTTTCTCCGGTTCGTCGCCCGCATGAGCGACGCCGAGCGAATCTTCGAGTTCGGCTCCGGCTACGGCTACTCGGCGTACTGGATGGCCGAGGCGTTGCCCGCTGACGGCGAACTCGTTCTCACCGAAGTCGACGAAGACGAACTCGAGTTGGCTCGCGACTATCTGACCGCAGGCGGCTACGACGACCGCGCGCGGTACGAACTGGGAGATGCATTGGCAACGGTCAAGCGCTACGACGGCCCGTTCGATGTCGTGTTGATCGACCACCAGAAACACCGGTACGTCGACGCTTTCGAGGCCATCCGCGAGAAGGTGCCGGTCGGCGGCGTCGTCGTCGCGGACAACGCGATCACCGCCGGTCCGATCCAGTTCGAGAAACTACTCGAGATCGCAGACGGCGGAACGCCCGAAGACGTCAACGAGCATACTCGAGGGATCGCCGACTATCTCGAGCGCGTCGGCTCTGATCCGGCGTTCGAAACGATCGTAGTGCCCCTTGGCGAAGGAATCGCGGTCAGTTATCGAGTCGAGTAGTCGGACGTCTCGCCTTCGAGAATCTGTTCTTCGGGCGTGTCGGCGCTCGACGTGGCTCCATACTCCCGGAAGCCGAGAAACGCCGTCGTCGAGCCGGCCGAGAGCAGCGTCGCCCACGTGACCGCCAGCAGCCCGCTGACGACGGGGTCAACGGGACCCGGAACGGTCGCACCAACCGTTTCCAGCCCTAGCATGTGCACACCCGCAACGGCGATGAAGACGGCCCAGAGCGCGAGTGCGAGATGGGCAAGCGTTCGTCGCGAGACTCGAGTTGCATACTGAGCGACACAGTAGACGCCAGCGATCGCGACTGCCGTCGCCCCGGCGGTCGGGACGAGTGCGTCGGCGCCACCGGTCGTGCCGGCAACGGCGAAGCAGACGAGCGATATGGCGAACAACTGCCGATCCGAACAGGTAGTAGTCGGAATCACGTCGTGCACCGCTTTGCTGGGACGAATAGGCGATCAGATATATAGCTGTTGGATCCTCGTGTGAACAGCCCACACAGTTATGCGCTCCGATCAGCCGCTGGAAGCGTCATCGAGAACGTCGTCCCCTCGCCGGGTTCGGTCTCGACCCAGATCTCGCCGCCGTGGCGGTCGACGATTCGCCGACACAGCGCCAGCCCGATTCCGGTCCCCGGGTGTTCCTCGTATGTGTGCAACCGCTGGAACACCTCGAATATTTCATCAGTCTTGTCGGGGTCCATGCCGATTCCCTCGTCGCTGACCGAGACGACCCAATCGCCGCCATCACGCTCGGCCGAGACGTGGACCCGCGGTGGCTCGTCGCCGCTGTACTCGAGCGCGTTCGAGAGGAGGTTCTGGAACAACTGGCGCAGCTGTCCCGTGTCTCCGCGAACACGGGGCAGCGACGACGTTGTCACGGTCGCGTTCTGTTCGTCGATCCGAAACGCCAGCGTCTCTCGAACGTCCTCGACGACGGCCTCGAGGTCGACCGGCTCGAGTTCGTCACCTCGCGTTTCGACCCGCGAGTATTCGAGCAGGCCGTCGATCATCGCCGACATGCGATCGGCACCGTCGACGGCGTAGTCGAGAAACTCCAGTCCGTCGTCGTCCAAGACGTCCTCGTAGCGACGTTCGATCAACTGGAGGTAACTCGAGATCATCCGTAAGGGCTCTTGCAGGTCGTGAGAGACTGCATAGGCGAACTGTTCTAAGCGTTCGTTTGACGCCTCGAGTTTGCGCTGGTACTCCGTGCGCTCAGTGACGTCTTGGACGACGAACATCCCCGTGGTGATCTCGCCGGGGGTCTCGACCGGGAGGGTGTACGCGAGCAGATCTCGACCATGGGACGTCATCTCGAAGGTTCGCTCCTCGCCCGTCAGTGCGGCCCGGAAGTGTGGATCGACCTCCGCGGCGAGGTCGTTCGGATACCGCTCGTAGATCGTCTGTCCGATCACGTTCCCCGGATCGATCCCGAGCTCGCCGATGAGTTGGCCACCGGCGGCAGTAAAGCGGAGTTCGTCGTCGAAGAGGGCGACCACGCCGTTCGGGAAGTTCTCCGCAAGGGTTCGATAGCGCTGTTCGCTCGCCTCGAGTCGTCGCTGTCGCCTTCGGCGGTCGGTGACGTCCCGGACGATCCCTGCTCGCTGGTAGCCGGTCGCCGCGTCCTCAGTTTGAGCGGCGTTGCGGTCGTGATCGACGACGTCCGCGGTGCTGCCGCCCGCATTTCCGGCCATCTCTTCGGTCATCGAAATTCCCGTGACGGTCACTTCGATCGGGACCTGCGTTCCGTCTCTCGTCTCGAGTGTGGTCTCGATCGTCGACGACTCGCTGTCGTCGGTGAGCACCTGCTTCGTGTGCCCGATCACGTCCTCGCTGGCGACGAGCGACGCATGAGCGCCGAGCAGTTCGTCTCGATTGTAGCCGGTGAGCGAAGTGTACGCGTCGTTGACGGCCGTAAACCGCCCGTCTTCGTCGATAACGTAGATCCCGTCGTCGATGGTCTCGATAATCCGCTCGTACTGCTCGAGTTGTCGTTCCCGTCGCTTTCGGGCCGTGATATCTCGGAAATACACCGACAGGCCCGTTTCTGAGGGATACACGTGGATTTCCATCCACAGGTCGAGTGACTGTGAGTATCGCTCCCAGGAGATTGACTCCTGTGTCTCCATCGCCTCCTCGTATCGATCGACGAGCTCGGATCGCGTCCCGCCGGGGAATACGTCCCAGACCCGTTCTCCGACGAGTTCGTCGCTCGAGTAGCCCAGCAGTTCCTCGGCGCGCTCGTTGACGTGGGTGAACCGCCACGACTCGTCGAGCGCGTAGAACGCGTCCGAAATCCGCCCGAGGATCTCGCTCAACTCCGTCTCGAGTTCGCTCTTGTGGCGCTCGAGGTCGCGTTCGGCTTCCTTCCGAGCCGTGATATCCTCGGCGATGGCGATCACGCGCGCAAGTGAGCCGTCGCTTTCGGTGACCGGCGCAGCGTTCACCGAGAGCCAGGTCCGGTCACCCGAAGGGGCCTCGATCACGAGTTCCTCGTCGAGAACCGGGTCGCCGGTCGCCCGGACGCGAGCGGCCGGGGTATCGTCCGGCGCGAGTGGCTGTGCCGAAGCGTCGGTGACCCGCCACTCATCGGCGGCGGCGAGCGTCGCGAGCGTCGCGTCGTCGGATAGCCCGTAGTCCTCCCGTGCACGACGGTTGACCAAGAGGACGTCACCGTCGGCGTCGGTGACAGAAATCGCAACCGGAGCCGTGCGAAGCAGTTCCTCAGTCTGGACGCACTCGCGCTCGAGACGGTGTTCGTGATGCAGCCGATCGAAGGTCGCCTCGAGGCTCGAGGCGACGATTTTGGCGAGCGAGCGGTCGCCCTCGTCGAACGCATTTCGCGTCTCCGACCCGATGATCACGATACCGTGCTCACCGATCGGGAGACAGAGTTCGCTTCGAATCGGTGTCTCCGGATTGTAGACGTCCGGATCGGATCTGACGTCGCTGTAGATCGATGGCTCGCCGCTCTCGAAGACCTGCCAAGCGATTCCCTCACCTTCCGCGAACGTCGGCAAGTCTCCGAACAGCGTCGCTGCGGGATTGGACCAGGCGACCGGCTCGAGACGGTCGGTCTCCGAGTCGTAGAGAAAGACGCCGTTGATCTCGAGTCCGAGAATATCGAGCAAGTCCTGCGAGACTCGCTTGGCGACGTCCTCGCGGCTGTTCGCACCCATCCACTCGTGAACGGCTTCGTTCAGCCGCCGTAACTGGGAGACCCGGCGGCGCTGTTCAGTCACGTCGTAGTAGAGTTCGATTCGGCCGCCGGCGTAGGGGCCGGATTCGATCGGCCTGCTCCGGTGCTCGAGCCAGCGTTCCTCGCGGTCGTTACCGGGGGTGACGTGACACTCGAAGCGTTCGACGTAGTCGGTGTCGTCGTAGGTGGCACCGACGGTGTCCGCGAAGGAGTCCGGGTCAGCGACCCGATTTCGGATCGTCTCCTCGATCAGCCGTCGCTTATCGCGACCGAGAGCGGCAGCCCGGTCGAGACCGAAGTAGCGCTCGGTCGCTTCGTTGATCCACGCTACGTTGTGCTCCTCGTCGAGGACGAAGACGCCGACGTCGGCCTCATCCAGGGTCTGCATAGCTGATTCGAAGGCCGTGTCCGTCAGGGAGCTGCTCGGTCGAGCGCTGTCCGACTGGTCGACCGCTCGGACGACGCCCACAGCGCCACGGTGCTGTCCATCCGCCCGAACGTGATTCACTCGGAGCCGACAGGGCACGGCCACTCCGTCGGCGGTCCGGAGTGGGTACTCGAGCGTGGCGACGTCGCCGGCGGCTCGCTGCTGGTCTCGGACGTCTCGTTCGAATCCCGTCATCTCGATGCCCGATAGCAGCATCGTAACGGGGTTGCCGAGGAGGTCCTCGCGGGCGTACCCCGTTAGCTCGAGGAGCGTGTCGTCGACTGCGACAAACTGACCGTCGGTGTCGAGTCGAAAGACGCCGCCCTCCATCGTCTCGACGAGCGTCTGGCACCACTGCGGCTCCGTCTGGCTGTCGTCGGCTGCCCAGAACGCCGTGTTTGACGGTTCTGTCCGGTCGCTCATTGTCTGCATCAAGCCACTCAGACGCATAAGTCCAGCGTGCACGCAACGCATCCAGTGCCGGTTCGCGAACGCGACGACAGCCGAGGGTCGGAGGAGCGTCGCTACTCGTCCCGCCCGTCGGCGTCGACAAGAATGCGCTTTTCGGGGGAGGGTCGACCCGGATGAATCCCGTACTGAGCGAAGCCGTAAAGAACTGTTAGTGCCACCGCACAGCAGACCACTGCGGCAGCGACCGACTCGAGTGCGAGTGAGAGGGCGGGGCTGGCAACCGTCTCTCCAACGGCCGCCGCCGAGTCGCTCGCGGGAGCCGCAACCAGCGCGTACGGGAGAAAGCTGACGAACGCGACCGCCCACCAGCGCTGGGTCGCCAGACGGAGTCGGTCGACGCTGTAGTTCTGAGCGGAACGAGCGATCACGGCGACTCCAAGGGCTGTCAATCCGAGCCCCAGAAGCAATCGAAACGGTGCGTCCAAGCCAGTATTAATTGTGATGCCGACAGCGATGATCGAAACAGCGCCGGCGAGTCGCAAGACAGCGGAGACAGAGAACGGACGAGTCATGGCTTGACAACGGTAGTCGGTCGTTGTACAAAACTCTCGCGAACCGATCGCGATCGATTGGCAGGGAGGCAGTCGTCGGTTGGTTGCGGCCGACAACAAAGGACGTATTACCAGTGCCGACGAGACGAACGTGAGAACGAATGTGGCCGAACGTCGATCCGAATTCGGAGGACGATTCGTGCAGTTCCTGAAACGACTCTGGAAGCGACACGTGACGGGCCAACCCGATCGCTATCAGGCATATGTCTCTCTTCCGACGCGCGACGATCACCTCCCGTTTGGCGAGGTTCACGACCATATCGAGGAACTCGAACACGTCTTTGAGGGCCGTCTCGACGTGTACGCACGGTTAGGGGGTATCGCGGTAACCACCGACCCCGTCCCGGCCGACCAGTTCGACCGAGACGCGTTCGAAGCCGCACTCGACCGACTCGAGGACTGTTACGCCGACACGCACTCGCTAGTGCGACTCGAGAAATGGCGGCCATCGAAGGACCGACTCGTCAAATCATTCGTCATCGTCCCGGTCAAACCGCTCTTTCCTCGGGAGGAACCCGACGACGCGCCGCGGGTCCGGTCGGCTGCCGACTGACGGGGAATGTCGATCGAATCAGTCGTCGTCGCTTGGACCGGGTTCGGATCCAGGTTCACGGTCGGAACGAGAGGACTGACCGCTGGCTGGACGGTCGCCCCCGGTCGTTCGTCCGCCTGAAGCCTCCTCGTCCGGTGTGACGGTGACAGTACGTCCCATCCACCGGTCGATGTTCTCGGCGACGTAGTCTTTGCCACCCCAGCCGAAAGCGATGCCGGCACCGATGGCGACCGCTGCGGCGAGTCCCCACGCAAGTGCTCGCGCGAAGACGTAGAGGATGCCGACGTCGATCCCCATCGTATCGAGGCCGATGACGATCGCCGTAAAGTACAGGAACATCCGTGCGCCGTTGGCGAACCAGCTCGCGTAGGCTGTTTTGGTCGCCGCTCGCGTCCGCTCGATAACGTCACCGATGAAGTCGGCGACAACGAATCCGATGACAATGACAAGCAGGCCGGCGATGAAGGCCGGCAAGTAAGCTACTGCCGTCGAGATCCACTCTGAGAGGAGTTGGATCGCGAGCGCGTTGGCGGCCGCGAGGATGGCGATGCCGTAGACGAACCATTTCGCGAGCGAGCCGAACGCGCTAGAGACGGCTCGTTCCGTGCCGCCGAGTATGCGGCCGAGCGGGGTCTCGAGAACCATTCTGTCGAGTTCAATTCCATCGGCGAGCCGTCGAACGGCTCGCGCGGCGATGCGACCGACGATCCAGCCGACGAAGAGGATCACCAACGCACCGATCAATCGCGGGAGGAACGTGACGAGTTCTGCGGCCGGATCTTGTAGCCAGTCGGGAACTTGTTGGGCGGGTTGTTGCTGTAGCATGTGTGAACATCGTTGTTGTGCCCCGTGCTTTGTAATTGAGTGCCTATCAAAATGTAGTGAAAACAACCAATCATAGCCGAAGACGGCGCCTCGATTGAAGTATCCGTTATCCCGAATTGTACGTCCAGTGGATCATAACGAAACGATGGTGGAAGCAACAGATAGACTGAGAAGACTAAACAGGAAGCGGTGTGATGACTGTCTCGCCCGCTAGCGATAAACGACAATTGCTGTCGATGCCGCGCTTTGAGTGATCGATCACGCTGTGGCGCTGTCCAGTTCGGGGAGCATCACGCCGTCGTATCTACCGAGTTCCTTTCATGATCGTGTCCCGACTGATCCGCCGCTTCCCATCCATAGCGAGGGTCAGATCCATTGAGTACATCCGTGCACAGTCGATCGGTTCACGAGCGACGGCTGATGCGATAGAATCCCGGTGAGAACGTTACAAGCCGTCGAATTCGATAGATACGTCACTGTAGATCACGACAAGTGATATGAATTAGGTCGACAGTAGCGCACATTGACTGCCATATATTTAACATGAATGACTGTTTTGGTAATGAGTGGTTAGCTAGACTGGACCTGCAGCTTCCGGGAGCGAGCCTATGTGCCTCTATCAGGCTGCGGATCGACGTGTGGTTCCGGCAGGAGGTCCTCGAGCGGCTGGTCGTCGAGCCACTCGAGTAATCTCACGAGCTGTTCCGAAGCGGCCTCGAACAGCTGGGTGCCGATTTCGGGCGTCGCATCTGTTTGGTCGCCGAAAACGCCGTTCTGACTGTTTTCGATTGCATCGTAGAAGGTGGTCGCGCCGTGGACGCGTTCGGCGTCGTAATCGAAGACGGTACCGCCGTCACGAGCGTCCTCGAGGCGGTCTTCGCGGACGAGCGTTTCGGCGATGTGCATGATCATGGCAGTTTCCTTGGGGCCGCCGTGGGGTCCGGGGGTCTCGAAGACCTCCTCGATCAGGCCGGGGATCGATTCGTCCCACATCCACTCGATGGCATAGGCCGTGGCGTCGTCGTGGAGACGGCGGCCGACCTCCCGGAGATGGTCGACGTTGCCACCGTGGGCGTTGACGTAGACGATCCGGTCGATACCGTGGTAGGTGAGATTCCGCGAAAAGCTCTCCACGAAATCTCGAAACACCGGCGCCTCGATCCACATCGTTCCGTGAAACTGCCGGTGGTGGGAACTGACTCCAATCGGGATCGGTGGCGTACAGAGATGGCCCGTCCGTTCGGTTGCCTCGCGGGCGAGCGCTTCGGCGATCATGTAGTCGGTCCCCTCCGGCAGATGGGGGCCGTGCTGTTCGGTCGATCCGAGCGGGACAACCGCGAGCGATTCGTTTGCGACGTACTCACCGAGATCTGGCCACGTCTGATGGGGGAGGTACATACCTACTGGTCACGTTGGAGCCAGAAAACTGTCTAGTAAACTTTCGTTTCGACACTGGCCTCGACCCGGTCTTGGCACTCGATCGGGAGACGCAGCTACCGAGTCTCCGTCGCCACTTTCCGTCAGTACACACCCGACCACGCGACGACCCTACATCGATTCGGACCTCGGTTCAGTTGTCGGTGTGACATCGATCGTCTCAGATAGTGGTGTGTCAGATAATCGTTCTGATCAGTGCAGACTCCCTTTCGGATGCCGGTTTTCACGGTTCGAGATCGATCGACCCGGGATCCATGATAAGCCTTAATAGATAATGGCCGTCGAGTTATTATATGGCAGTCGTAAGCGTCTCGATGCCGGACGAACTCCTCAAGCGACTCGATCAGTTCGCGGACGAACACGGCTACACCGGCCGGAGCGAAGTCGTCCGGGAGGCCTCTCGGAATCTGCTCGGCGAGTTCGAAGACACCCGTCTCGAGGACCGTGAGCTAATGGGCATCGTCACGGTGTTGTTCGACTACGAGACGACCAGCGTCGAAGAGCGGATGATGCATCTCCGCCACGAACACGAGGATCTCGTCGCCTCGAACTTTCACAGCCACGTCGGGGACCACTACTGTATGGAACTGTTCGTTCTCGAAGGCGAACTCGAAGACATCTCGACGTTCGTCGGCAAGATCCGAGCGACCAAGGACGCGCTGACGGTGGATTACTCGGTGATTCCGGTCGACAGCTTCGATCCGATCTCGCAGGACAACTAAAGCAGAGGTTGCCAGCGATTCGTGACGGCGCTGTTCGTCGTCCGTCAGCGAGCCCGTTCGGTCGTCTAGCTGGCTGAACAGCTGTCGATCGATATTTCTCGATTTGGGCACCGAATTTATCACTCACTTCGAGCGAACAGTATTGTTTTACCGTTTGCCCATCCAAGGGTCGGGCATGAGCTATCGGAAGGTCAACTACGAGGAGGTCGAGCAGGTCTCGAGTGCGATGCATTTCCTGAGTGATCCACTCGAGACCGAGCAGGTGGGTGTGACGGTAGCACGGTGTGATCCGGGGTGGAACAGCAAGCCACACGACCACACGGACAACGATCACGAGGAGGTCTACGTGCTCATCGAAGGCGAAGCAACGGTGGTCGTCGACGACGAACCGGTCGCGATGGAAACCGGAGACGCCCTCTGGCTCCCGCCGGAGTCGACACGTCAGATCCGAAACGGCGACGAGGAGAGCGCGTTCGTCCTCGTCAGCGCCCCGAGTATCGGGGACGAGGACGGCGACGAGTGGTTGCTCTCGGGATTCGCTGGCTGAGCACTCGAGCGGGTGCCGGCCTCCGATACCCTCTCGCTGGTGGTCAACACAGCCGCTACTCGAAATCGAGTCGCTCGAGCGACGGGCTGTGCTCGAGTGCGTTCGACGTAACACCGGAAGTGGTGGGGTTGCTACTATATAATTCATTGGATACAGCGGAAGCAGCGGAACCAAAGGATAAAGCCGTCCGCCGAGACATCCTACACAATGTCGGATTTTAGCTTCAAGCCGACTGGGAGCATCTTCAAAGAGCGTGAAGCACTCTTAGAGGAGTGGACACCCGACGAACTGGTCGGCCGGGACGAAGAACTCAGGCAGTATCATGCGGCACTGCAACCCGTCATCGAAGGTGAGACGCCCTCGAACATCTTTCTGTACGGGAAAAGCGGCGTCGGGAAAACCGCCGCAACCCGATTTCTCCTCCAACTGCTCGAGCGCGACGCCGGGAAGGTCGATGGGCTCGAACTCCATACGGTCGAAATCAACTGCGACGGTCTCAACTCCAGTTACCAGACGGCCGTCGCGCTCGTCAACGAACTCCGTGATCCCGCAAATCAGATCTCGAACACCGGCTATCCGCAGGCGTCGGTTTACCAATTCCTGTTCGACGAACTCGATGCACTCGGTGGCACCGTCCTCATCGTTCTCGACGAGGTCGATCACATTCGTGACGACAGTCTCCTCTACAAACTCCCGCGAGCACGCTCGAACGGCGA belongs to Natronorubrum aibiense and includes:
- the nikR gene encoding nickel-responsive transcriptional regulator NikR, whose amino-acid sequence is MAVVSVSMPDELLKRLDQFADEHGYTGRSEVVREASRNLLGEFEDTRLEDRELMGIVTVLFDYETTSVEERMMHLRHEHEDLVASNFHSHVGDHYCMELFVLEGELEDISTFVGKIRATKDALTVDYSVIPVDSFDPISQDN
- a CDS encoding cupin domain-containing protein codes for the protein MSYRKVNYEEVEQVSSAMHFLSDPLETEQVGVTVARCDPGWNSKPHDHTDNDHEEVYVLIEGEATVVVDDEPVAMETGDALWLPPESTRQIRNGDEESAFVLVSAPSIGDEDGDEWLLSGFAG